AATATTTAGCTGGTCAAGCAAAATGGCATACCGATTGGTGATATAACGGCTTTCATGGAACTCTGTTGAGGCCTCATCCGGATAAAACCATAATATCCCGCAAGTGGGCTTGGCATAACCCTGGCCCATAAATGCAAAAATGAATAAAAATGTTAAAATTGCTGTTAAGAGAATCCGTCCAGCCAATCTCATAATCGATTCTCCTTGTTCGAGTGAGAGGGTAAGATTGAGATTTTAATTTACAGTATTAAACAATGTTACGTTAGGCGAATACAAATAAAATTTCAAATAACCATATCATTTAATTTGGCCGTCTGCAATTAAATAAATTTGACGAATACGGCAAGATTGCGAGTTTAGCCGGATGGAGATGTCGTGGCAGGCTTTTTACAACCCTTAATAAGTTGGTTTATGGTTTATTTATAATATTTTGAAATAAATATATATTAATGAAATATATGATATGCTGTCATAAAATCGAAAGGGCTCTCTGCCTCTCCAACCCTTTTAAGCCCTTGTTTCCCGGATTAACAGAGTAGACGGGTCAAGGAAAATATCCGGCTGGTTGGCGGTTTCTTTTTTCAAGGGCTTGACCTGGATCTGATCCTTCTCCGGAGAAAGCTGCAGGATGACATCAAAAAGTTCACCGTACCGGTCGAGGAATTTTGCCGAAAAAGCGGCCGGCGTCTGGGATTCCCCCCGATGGCCGCGAATGGTAAACCAGACGGTGACGCCATTGTTTTGGGCAAACGTCCTCAGGTCATTTAATTGTTCCGGATTGGCGTCCTCTGTTGAAAATCCGTCAATCATGATCAGGCGCGGGGAGAAGATATCCTGCGTGCGCAAATCCTCTACCTTATCCATCAGGCGGCCCAAAGTAAATACGTTTTGGTCGAAGGTCATAATGAATCGATAGGGGAGTAACTCATCCCAAAGCTGATTGGCATCGTGGATCCCATGGATTTTGGTGATTTTCTGAAAAACCTCTTTATACCAGAGATCCACCTTGTCTACCGGGTCCTTGAGGCTGATGTGGAGCACCGGTTTTTCCTGCAGCAGGCTGTTGATGGCAAGCTGGACCAGTAAAGCGGTTTTTCCCACTCCGGCCCTGGCATAAATGGCCCCATAGACGCCATTTTGGAAAGTTTGATCGGTATCCAGACCGAGAAGCTTCAGCGGATCCTGAATAATGCGGGATTTATCTAGCATAATGCGTATTCCTTTTTTTGTTTATGATCAGGTACCCGTCTTGGATGTTTTTTCATTCTTTTTTAAGATATCTTCAGTGATGGACTGCGGAACCTGTTTATAGGCAAAAAATTCCATTGTAAACTGGGCTTTCCCCTGGGTTAATGAGCGCAGCACTGTTGTGTAGCCAAACATTTCGGCCAGCGGCACCTGGGCTTCAATAATACTTGAGGTTTCCTCATCCTGGGAGCCCACAATAATGCCCCGCCGCTGGGTCAGCGTGCCCATGACCGTGCCCTGAAATTCGGCCGGTGTCTCGACCACCACCTTCATGACCGGTTCCAGCAGCACAGGCGCCGCCTTAGGATATGCCTCGCGGAAAGCCCCTTTGGCCGCTGCCTTAAATGCCATTTCGGAAGAGTCCACCGAATGGCTGCCACCGTCGTTGATGGTCACTTTGATGCCGCTTGCCGGGTATTTAAATGCCGGGCCTTTGGCCATGCATTCCTTAAACCCCTTTTCGCAGGCCGGGATATATTGGGTCGGGATAACACCGCCGGTGATCCTGTTTTCAAAAATAAATTCCTCATCACTGCACGGCTCAATAAAACCGGCCACGCGGCCGAATTGACCGGCGCCGCCGGTCTGCTTCTTATGAATGTAATCGAAACTGCTTTGCCGGGTAATGGTTTCGCGATAGGCCACGCGCGGTTCCCCCACGGATATCGATGCGTTGTATTCCCGCCGCATGCGCTCCAGGTATACCTCCAGGTGCAGTTCACCCATCCCGGAAATCAGGGTATCCCCGGTTTCCTCATTGACCGCCGTCATAAAGGTGGGGTCCTCCTTGGTGAACCGGTTCAAGGCTTTGGCCATATTGGTTTCGGATTTAATGTCATTGGGCTGTACGGCAAGCGATATGACCGGCTTGGGCACGTACATGGAGGTCATGGAGAGTCTTTTGTTCTTTGATGTAAAAGAATCCCCGGACACGCAGTCAATTCCGAAGAATGCGCCGATATAGCCGGCCGGGATCCGGCCGATTTCCTCCATCTGATCCGCGTGCATCCTCACCACACGGCCAAATTTCACAATTTGCCCGGTTCGGACATTAACCGCGGAATCGCCCTTCTTAAGCTCGCCCTGGTATACCCGGATATAGGTCAACTGCCCGTATTTTCCGTCTTCCAGTTTAAAGGCCAGCGCCACCAGGGGCGCATCAGTGGCGCAGGTTAATTTAACCGGCGCCTCATCATTTTCCAAGTCCAGGGCGATATTTTCGACATCGTTGGGTGATGGCAGGTACCGGTTGACGCCATCGAGAAGCGGCTGGACGCCTTTGTTCTTGTATGCAGATCCCATGAAAACCGGGGTGAGTCCCCTTTTCAGCGATCCGTCCCGTATCGCGCGGATCAACAGATCTTCAGGCACGTCCTGTTCTTCAAGCGCCAGTTCGGTTAATTCATCCGAATACATAGCCGCCGCATCGATCAGTTCTTCGCGTTTTTGCCGGGCGGTTTCAAGCAGGGATTCCGGAATTTCGGCTTCTCGTACGGTGTCGCCGAATTCGCCCTCAAAATAAAGGGCTTTCATGGAAACAAGATCAACCAAACCCTTATGGTCCGCCTCGAGTCCGATCGGTATTTGAAGGGCTACCGCATTGTGCCCCAGTTTTTCCGAAAGCTGATTAATTACACGGAATGGATCCGCTCCGCTTCGGTCACACTTGTTGATAAACGCAATGCAGGGAACATTATAGCGCTTCATCTGCTGATCAACTGTTATTGACTGGGATTGAACCCCGCCGACCGCGCATAACAC
The DNA window shown above is from Desulfobacterales bacterium and carries:
- a CDS encoding cytoplasmic protein — encoded protein: MLDKSRIIQDPLKLLGLDTDQTFQNGVYGAIYARAGVGKTALLVQLAINSLLQEKPVLHISLKDPVDKVDLWYKEVFQKITKIHGIHDANQLWDELLPYRFIMTFDQNVFTLGRLMDKVEDLRTQDIFSPRLIMIDGFSTEDANPEQLNDLRTFAQNNGVTVWFTIRGHRGESQTPAAFSAKFLDRYGELFDVILQLSPEKDQIQVKPLKKETANQPDIFLDPSTLLIRETRA
- the fusA gene encoding elongation factor G, whose translation is MYTNIEKVRNIGISAHIDSGKTTLTERILYLTKRIHKIHEVRGKDGVGATMDSMALEKERGITIASAATYCEWRDNEVNIIDTPGHVDFTIEVERALRVLDGAVLVLCAVGGVQSQSITVDQQMKRYNVPCIAFINKCDRSGADPFRVINQLSEKLGHNAVALQIPIGLEADHKGLVDLVSMKALYFEGEFGDTVREAEIPESLLETARQKREELIDAAAMYSDELTELALEEQDVPEDLLIRAIRDGSLKRGLTPVFMGSAYKNKGVQPLLDGVNRYLPSPNDVENIALDLENDEAPVKLTCATDAPLVALAFKLEDGKYGQLTYIRVYQGELKKGDSAVNVRTGQIVKFGRVVRMHADQMEEIGRIPAGYIGAFFGIDCVSGDSFTSKNKRLSMTSMYVPKPVISLAVQPNDIKSETNMAKALNRFTKEDPTFMTAVNEETGDTLISGMGELHLEVYLERMRREYNASISVGEPRVAYRETITRQSSFDYIHKKQTGGAGQFGRVAGFIEPCSDEEFIFENRITGGVIPTQYIPACEKGFKECMAKGPAFKYPASGIKVTINDGGSHSVDSSEMAFKAAAKGAFREAYPKAAPVLLEPVMKVVVETPAEFQGTVMGTLTQRRGIIVGSQDEETSSIIEAQVPLAEMFGYTTVLRSLTQGKAQFTMEFFAYKQVPQSITEDILKKNEKTSKTGT